The Vanessa atalanta chromosome 4, ilVanAtal1.2, whole genome shotgun sequence genome segment cataaaattattatatattttcacggttacaagtataatatttacCCGGTGATTGCTCTATATTTTcatcctattttaaatataacatcatCATACAGTAGACTCGTCATCAAAATAGTTTGTCCATAAGCGCTatgaaactaaaaataagacgaatatattataatattaaaataatcctactactactaaaatttaaatttgtaaacattACTAAACTAGTTTAtgcgtaaaattaaatttcagacAAAAAAGTAACTAACGTCGATGTATCAAGTTGATCttcttttatcaatattttccaGTTGGATAAATaaccttttataattatatctttatctaatgttataaatgctataattaataatatataaatatatgcttaCAAGTCTAGAGCGGTATGCTTAGCAATTGGGTTAAATACCTAAGGTTCATCGGTTACAGTGCAAAGAACATCAACATATGTTACATAAATTCGAATTGATATTCTAATGGTTCACCTGTTTTGTTTCAACAGCTTTTTTCTTGAGCTGAGCAAACATTACAAAACCTTAAACTTTATTCGACACTGTACAAACTTGTTACTATTAATAGAACGCACAGGACGgagaaaaactaatttatatttattaataaaacatatttcttatttatagacACATATTTTGTTTAACTAATGCCTATTGGTTCgatgctaaaataataaaaaaaaatatatgatattttttaaataatcgagagtgtatcaaaattttattttacaaaataaatataattatcatctgtgtgaaaaatgtttattattacaaaagactatgtaaatatgtaagtCTTAGTGCCAATAGTACGTTATTTGATAACAGGGACATTTTAGTCGCTCTGATAACAAGTGTCTGAATGTATAGTTACTTACTAGCCGTCGCCTTACAACAATACGTGCGGGTACGCTCTGATCCCACCACGAACTTCGAAATAACACAGTGTTTAGTGCCATCAGATCCTCTATAGGAAAGATATATTGAACGGGCAGTGATATCGAATAATGGTTAATAAACGCCGTGATGGCGGCTGAGTGAGCTCGTGAAAGTGATTCGACTTAAGACGGACTTTGTGGACAACTCTTATTGTTCAAGAAATGTGACGGTTTCCCACCCGGAATCACTTTCGTTAAAATGTCTCGTGCAATGAATAAAGTGCCACCCGATGGGGGATACGGATGGGTCGTCACTTTCGCCTACGCGTTAAATAATGTAAGTGTGAATATATAAAtcgtataattgaaaaaaattaaggcCAAACTGAGATAATTATTCGTCTCTTGTCTCCTAAATTGTGAGAAATACAGATGTGGAttgaatcttataaaaaaattatatgtggtCATTAGACCATGAAACGTTATAaaaaattctttttaaattatctttacctACGAGATTTCTagcatttatacaaaaatattttttggttttaggTGGTGGTACTGCCTCTCATAGTAGGCTTCGGCTTGGTCTTTCAAGAAGCCTTTGATGAAACTGACTTGTCTGCAACACAGGGAAGCCTCGTTATAGTCTTAAACCATGGAATCGGAATGCTTCTGTCATTTTTCGGAGGACCCGTACTTTGTCGCTTTGGGTACAGAAAAGTAGCAGTTGTCGGGGCTTTATTGGTCTCATCCGGCCTTATATTAACTGCCCTTGCGACCAACTTCTGGCTGTTTATAATCTCTTAcagtattattaattgtaagtaCAATGCACTCACAATAATACATTCATTCGATATTGAAGTCTGTTTTTTTACTCATAGCAATTTCACTATATTTCCTAAGGTAACCGTTTTGCTTCGATATTCTTGAACTAGACAAAAATAAGTatcatcaaatttaatatatttttttctatgccTTAATTCGGGCTTATAGTTTTATCATAAGAAAATGTCTACTATAATAACCGACATTTGAACAAATATTAGAACAAAAAATCATCTCGTGCCTCGCGTTACAAGTGTGTCAACTAAATATGCCGCGAATGATTTTTTGTATCGTGCAAAAATAGTGATACTTGAAATTTAAAGTAGATTAATGTTTCATAATGTCTTAAACAACTCATATTCAATTTTCGACTACATCCCGTCGACTCCTTCATAAAGTCACAATTTTAATCATATCAAGGCAAATAAATATACGTCATAcactttattgaaattagacattacATTGGGATATTATATGGGTATTtctcatattatataaacataagttcataaaaaaaaacttatttcaaatattaatattatataaaaaaacacctttttcttatttaaattgaaaacgtttttttatcatttgacaaTTAGCTTAAACTTGtcttgtgtatatatatatttaatcttttacttgtgattaaattgtatgtttttcttgaaaagtaaattaataatgaactcATGAAACTGACTTGCCCGCCTGCTTTACCAGAGAGAAATAGCATAAGATTTATTCCCTGACTCTTCATTTACAGCTATGGGGGTTGCAGCAGTTATGGCAGCCTTTTCATTAGCAATAAATTCGtactttaaagaaaaaagaGCACGAGCTGTTGGCATTGGCATGTCCATAACAGGATTAGGAGCTATTTTTATGCCATTACTAATGAGCGTTCTTATTTACGCATACGGTTGGAGATACGCCGTTCTCATTTTAAGCGCAATATGTCTTCATTCCCTCCTAGCAGCATGTTTACTTAGACCGGCGAAATGGTACTTAAAAGATCCCCAAATATCAGAAGAAATGGTTCCATTAAACAAAGATCTTAGCATAGAGCTAGTCAATGGTAGCTTTACGACATCGTCTAAACAAGGTAAGGAGttcgtttaaatttaagttatccCCGTACAGACCCCAAATATATGGGCAAGAAAATAACGATGGTGGTATTCAACATCAAACTATaggaatattaaatgaattgtataatctattaatatttaatgaaaacactgttttattttttcttttaggaATTAATTCACTGGCTAAATTAGACGAATCTCTTGAAAATGGTCTACCACCACCCAAAAGTGTTTCTATGCGAGCTTTAAGTGGTTCTAACGGTATTATCAATAGGAATGCGATTTCGCATCCCGATATACGAAAAGAAACATCCGAAATGCCTCTTGCCGAATCCAAATATAAGTGGTGGGAATCTCAAGAAATTAATTTGGGTAGctccataaatatattcaatgaaacAGAATATGATAAAAAGGAGAAAGAATTAACAAAAGACTTgtctgaagaaaaaaaatcgaaaggatttgtacaaaaaataatagatttctTCGATCTAACTCTTCTGAAAgatccaatatttataaatatactaataggGCTATCATTGGCTTCGTGCGTCGAAATAAATTTTTCCCTGTTGCTGCCTATTATACTCAAAGATATGTTGAATTTTGAAACGTCCGATATTGCTAAGATTATGGCCGTAATAGGGTTCTCCGACACTCTGTTTCGGCTTGTGTCCGCGTTCATCGGAGAGTGGTGTCACAGGCCTCCTCGAGTTATGTACCTAGTGTGCCTGATTATAATCATCTTCACGAGAACAAGTAAGTACTTttagtcatttaaaaataatatatgatctcATTAACAGGAAAACCTCTAAccttacttagtattgttgtgttctggtatgactggtaagtgagccagtgtaacttcaggaacaaggaacatcttagttgccaaggttgacAGCATACTATTGATGGagtagttaatatttctcatagcGTAATTTTTTATGGACAGTGGTCATCACTTACCATAAGGCATCAAACAAATGGGCTACCCTAATTTGTTTGATGCCCTCAATCAAATTTAACCATGTGTTTCCAGAAAAGTAAAACCTCTCTTAACCCAGGGGTGCTCTAAAAaccttacttttttataatatttcggatacattttttttacatcgccggctattacatatttatgacatCGGAACctcaaaaaaagttatttattactacTATATTTCATGCATTTAATTTGCGACATATATaggtaaatgaatattatatatatttgattaaaaaaaaaccactccACGGTATGAACGCTGTTATTATATAcatcaaaatgatttaaataagaaattatgttaattgTCTGTGCAAAAATTTAGTCGCTTAgaaaattcttaatttgaaatcatTCTCTGATATGAAATTTGTATCACTCTTCGTTAGACgtaatttaaaacgtatttataataaaaagtatattatgacaTACTCACGACGCAATCAGCTTCTATAAATCTTATGTAGTGTTGAcgagttaatataaaataaaatttattattattaattaattaatacataaatagttGCCAACTTCACTGTTGTGGACTTCTTTGCCAAATTACATCCGACCTGTAGTCGTTCGAACGTGAAGCAAATCCaaacaaactttataaaataattaggtacACCATATAAATATGTGTCAGCGCCTTTTGTTATTACTTAAAACAGCTGGTAAAAAAAGTGGTCACCATTATTGGCACTTAacaatattaatcatcccttacattGTCATTGCtatgtttatatgttatgtttctACATAAATTTACCCTGGATCCCTTAACCAGATGGGAAGCCGTACCACCAACTATAACTATCTGAAACTTAACATTGTAATACAAAGTCTAAAGGACATGCACATGTCGTGAAGCTCAGCGCGGAGAATACAAGCACAGGTTTAACCGAGCTGGTGCGCAACCGAcagtttgttttgatatatcCATAAAAGTTACACGCCTCGCAAAGTAGCGCGTATAATCACGAGGACCAGGTTCGGTACCTTCACGGATGgagttatttagtttaattattttagattatatatttatgtatgcaaTGTTTACAATTGATTAGCAATGACAATTACGCTGCACTTGCGCCCTTGTGTGTTTGAGCCCGAACTCTAAttcgatttagttttatatttaacgacTTTGAATAACCTTTGTGTTTCGAGtagattgattaattattattgatgataCTACTTGtgatattatgtaatatcaCAAGTATCTCTCGATTGATTGAACTCTTTCTAATCATAATTCGgattaacaattataatggGCAACGTTTGTGTTCCAAATCAAGGgctaatattaactttaattaattatcaattatcaattaattattccaTATTATATTGCTATGCTGACCCAGTTCAGCTTTACGATGTCGATACCACCTCATTATCAGTTATTCTACGCCCGaacatcaataattatttctatattagcTCACAACATCAGTAAACCAATTTATTCGTCTGCCTTATTTgctcaaacaataataattaatattaataatacctaataattCATACTAATTAACATTTGCCTAATATAAGTATATGATTTCTTCTACTACCCATTGAGGCAACGAATAGAATAAAAACTGAACGTtagaaaaaatgatatatagaaACTAATGTAAAccttggaaataaaaaatacgtttatttgTACACGCCGTATAAAGAGTACGGAAGAACAATCTCGGTACAATCTTCAGATGAGCTAGATTATCATGCCGATTAACATAAACGGCATTTAATTCGATGCAGCGATCAGAACTaggttttaatgaatttaatataaatcccACAAACGAAAATtctaaaatacacacaaacgaAAGTGAGATAATctgttaaatatgtttatgtctTTACTTCCAGTAATGCTGTTCACGACGACGTTTAGCGGCATGCTCTTTGTAGCGTTTTTGATAGGGGTGACTAAGGGTATCCGGACCGTATACATGAATATCATAATCCCGAATTATGTGCCTCTGGAGCGGCTGCCCTTCGCTTCTGGAATTCAAATGCTCTGTAATGGGATCGTTATAACCACCATCGGTTCACTCTTaggtaaggatttttttttcaatttatgttttattattacatttgtattttgttaattttgtatttttggaaataatcATGTGAGACCATCAATCCGCGTTAGAGCAATTAGGTTTAATTATTCCTAAGACAAGGTATCTCTGTCCAACAGTTACACAtttctttatcttttaaaattgttgttataaGTTAATACATGACATTAGCTGGCTCAGTCCGTGGTTCGATTTAACTTCACGCATTGAGGAAAAAAGGAATCTTTGTAATtactttatactatttattattattattagatcttaatttaaaatgtttaaaaaaaatactacgatggaatattgaaatacaaattGCGTTTTTATCTtacgtattatattacatatatttttttctttgtctttattttatatacataatataaaatattttattttatatacttaattttgaatttaatttattgatg includes the following:
- the LOC125077560 gene encoding monocarboxylate transporter 9-like produces the protein MSRAMNKVPPDGGYGWVVTFAYALNNVVVLPLIVGFGLVFQEAFDETDLSATQGSLVIVLNHGIGMLLSFFGGPVLCRFGYRKVAVVGALLVSSGLILTALATNFWLFIISYSIINSMGVAAVMAAFSLAINSYFKEKRARAVGIGMSITGLGAIFMPLLMSVLIYAYGWRYAVLILSAICLHSLLAACLLRPAKWYLKDPQISEEMVPLNKDLSIELVNGSFTTSSKQGINSLAKLDESLENGLPPPKSVSMRALSGSNGIINRNAISHPDIRKETSEMPLAESKYKWWESQEINLGSSINIFNETEYDKKEKELTKDLSEEKKSKGFVQKIIDFFDLTLLKDPIFINILIGLSLASCVEINFSLLLPIILKDMLNFETSDIAKIMAVIGFSDTLFRLVSAFIGEWCHRPPRVMYLVCLIIIIFTRTIMLFTTTFSGMLFVAFLIGVTKGIRTVYMNIIIPNYVPLERLPFASGIQMLCNGIVITTIGSLLGRFRDLSGSYRMPIIILNFVTFLTVILWSAEFIYFRIKNRNN